The proteins below come from a single Dehalococcoidia bacterium genomic window:
- a CDS encoding Asp23/Gls24 family envelope stress response protein, with translation MTPPARYPVEGTVRVSPAVIRSVAALTAMQVPGVVAVGKRRSPPRGKPFPAGYHDGVRAEVENETAYVDIDLTVDASANLVEVGRRVQREVASAIETMIGLRAPVVNVRIQDVV, from the coding sequence ATGACCCCGCCGGCTCGCTATCCGGTCGAAGGAACCGTCCGGGTCAGCCCTGCGGTTATCCGGTCTGTCGCCGCGCTGACGGCGATGCAAGTGCCGGGCGTCGTGGCGGTCGGCAAGCGGCGCTCGCCGCCGCGGGGCAAGCCGTTTCCTGCTGGGTATCACGACGGCGTCCGGGCCGAGGTTGAGAACGAGACCGCCTACGTAGATATCGATTTGACCGTGGATGCGAGCGCGAACCTTGTCGAGGTGGGACGCCGGGTTCAGCGCGAGGTCGCCTCGGCGATCGAGACAATGATCGGGCTGCGGGCGCCGGTCGTGAACGTGCGCATTCAAGATGTCGTCTGA
- the menB gene encoding 1,4-dihydroxy-2-naphthoyl-CoA synthase — translation MPVAWQKQGEYEDIIYETAEGMAKITINRPHVRNAFRPKTIVELQDAFRRAHADNSVGVVILTGAGTEAFCSGGDQKVRGHGGYVDEEGVPRLNVLELQRQIRLLPKPVIAMVAGYAIGGGHVLHVICDLTIAADNARFGQTGPKVGSFDGGYGALMLARIVGHKKAREIWYLCRQYTAQEALEMGLVNAVVPLERLEEETVKWAKEILEKSPTAIRLLKASFNADTDGLAGIQQLAGDATLLYYLTDEAKEGRNAFIEKRKPDFSKFPRFP, via the coding sequence ATGCCAGTTGCGTGGCAAAAGCAAGGAGAGTATGAAGACATCATCTACGAGACCGCCGAGGGGATGGCAAAGATCACGATCAACCGTCCCCACGTTCGCAACGCCTTTCGTCCCAAGACCATCGTCGAGCTGCAGGATGCGTTCCGCCGTGCCCATGCCGACAACAGCGTCGGCGTCGTCATCCTGACCGGCGCAGGAACAGAAGCCTTCTGCTCCGGGGGCGACCAAAAAGTGCGCGGCCACGGCGGCTATGTGGACGAGGAAGGCGTGCCCCGGCTGAACGTGCTGGAGCTGCAGCGCCAGATCCGGCTGCTGCCGAAGCCGGTTATCGCCATGGTCGCCGGCTACGCGATCGGCGGGGGCCATGTGCTGCATGTCATTTGCGACCTGACGATCGCCGCCGACAACGCGCGCTTTGGGCAGACCGGCCCGAAAGTCGGCAGCTTCGACGGCGGCTATGGGGCGCTGATGCTGGCGCGGATCGTCGGCCACAAAAAGGCGCGGGAGATCTGGTATCTCTGCCGGCAATACACCGCGCAAGAAGCGCTCGAGATGGGATTGGTCAACGCTGTGGTGCCGCTCGAGCGGCTTGAGGAAGAGACGGTGAAGTGGGCGAAGGAGATCCTCGAAAAGAGCCCGACGGCCATTCGGCTGCTCAAGGCCTCGTTCAACGCCGACACCGACGGGCTGGCCGGCATCCAGCAGCTTGCGGGCGACGCAACTCTCCTCTACTACCTCACCGATGAGGCAAAAGAAGGGCGCAACGCCTTTATCGAGAAGCGGAAGCCCGACTTCTCGAAATTCCCGCGCTTTCCGTGA
- the menD gene encoding 2-succinyl-5-enolpyruvyl-6-hydroxy-3-cyclohexene-1-carboxylic-acid synthase — protein sequence MSHAETLRSFIGAFVDALAAAGVREAVICPGSRSTPLALLLRRHPRIRTWVLLDERSAAFFALGLAKAERNPVAVVATSGTATANFFPAVIEAYYGRAPLLVLTADRPPELREVGALQTIDQVRLYGGQVKWFQELLLPEPGPRAARQARMVAARAVALAKGDRPGPVHINVPVREPLLPAPGLPPAAPAPTIIEGDRVLPPGAIADLAASLARARRGVIVCGPQDDPAFPAAAARLGAALRWPVLADVLSQLRGSECGADTVLAAYDLFLREPAVTQALAADCIVRFGATPVSKALQSYLEQSTARQVVIDPGGWPDPAVTATDIIWASPTALCAALAEQVGASAADPGWLVRWQALETEARRAFEEALAAERALSEPAVFAALAHALPAGATLVLGNSMPIRDAETVLPVLGRRVRMLANRGASGIDGVVSTALGVAALRQPVVLVLGDLSFYHDLNGLLAAKRYRLSATIIVINNDGGGIFSFLPQAEQADHFEELFGTPHGLDFTPAADLYGLTYRRVEGADHLRGLVAASLEAPGVTVLEVRTRRDENVAVHRRLMAAVSAALRGVELRSP from the coding sequence ATGAGCCATGCCGAGACGCTGCGGAGCTTCATCGGCGCCTTCGTCGACGCCCTCGCCGCTGCGGGCGTCCGCGAGGCAGTGATCTGCCCGGGCTCGCGCTCAACGCCGCTCGCGCTGCTGCTCCGGCGCCATCCCCGCATCCGGACGTGGGTCCTTCTCGATGAGCGCTCCGCCGCCTTCTTCGCGCTTGGGCTTGCGAAAGCGGAGCGCAATCCCGTCGCCGTCGTCGCGACCTCAGGAACAGCGACCGCCAATTTCTTCCCTGCCGTCATCGAAGCGTATTACGGCCGGGCGCCGCTCCTTGTGCTCACCGCCGACCGGCCTCCCGAGCTGCGCGAAGTGGGCGCCCTCCAAACGATCGACCAAGTGCGGCTGTATGGCGGGCAGGTCAAGTGGTTTCAGGAGCTGCTTCTTCCCGAGCCCGGCCCACGAGCGGCGCGGCAGGCGCGGATGGTCGCCGCCCGCGCCGTCGCGCTCGCCAAGGGAGATCGCCCCGGCCCGGTTCATATCAACGTGCCCGTCCGCGAGCCGCTTCTCCCTGCGCCCGGCCTGCCGCCCGCTGCGCCGGCGCCGACGATCATCGAAGGTGACCGCGTCCTCCCTCCCGGCGCCATCGCCGACCTCGCAGCCTCGCTGGCGAGAGCGCGGCGCGGGGTCATCGTCTGCGGGCCACAAGACGACCCGGCCTTTCCCGCCGCCGCAGCGCGCCTCGGGGCCGCGTTGAGATGGCCCGTGCTCGCCGATGTGCTCTCGCAGCTGCGCGGCAGCGAGTGCGGAGCAGATACGGTGCTCGCCGCCTACGACCTGTTCCTGCGCGAGCCGGCAGTTACGCAGGCGCTTGCCGCCGACTGCATCGTTCGCTTCGGCGCGACACCGGTGTCAAAGGCGCTGCAGAGCTATCTCGAGCAGTCGACGGCACGCCAAGTTGTCATTGACCCGGGAGGATGGCCCGACCCTGCCGTGACGGCGACCGACATTATCTGGGCGAGCCCCACCGCGCTGTGCGCTGCCCTTGCCGAGCAAGTCGGCGCCAGTGCGGCAGACCCCGGCTGGCTGGTGCGCTGGCAGGCGCTCGAGACTGAGGCGCGGCGCGCCTTCGAAGAAGCACTCGCGGCGGAGCGAGCGCTGTCGGAGCCGGCCGTGTTCGCCGCCCTCGCGCATGCGCTGCCAGCAGGCGCAACGCTTGTGCTCGGCAACAGCATGCCGATCCGCGACGCCGAGACTGTTCTCCCGGTCCTCGGGCGGCGCGTCCGCATGCTCGCCAATCGCGGCGCGAGCGGGATCGACGGGGTGGTCTCGACCGCGCTTGGGGTCGCCGCCCTTCGCCAGCCCGTCGTTCTCGTCCTTGGGGACCTCTCCTTCTACCACGATCTCAACGGCCTGCTCGCCGCCAAGCGCTATCGCCTGAGCGCGACGATCATCGTGATCAACAATGACGGGGGCGGCATCTTCTCCTTCTTGCCGCAGGCCGAGCAGGCAGACCATTTCGAAGAGCTGTTCGGCACCCCGCATGGGCTCGATTTCACGCCGGCGGCCGACCTGTACGGGCTGACCTACCGCCGCGTGGAAGGAGCCGACCATCTGCGCGGCCTCGTAGCCGCCTCGCTCGAAGCGCCGGGGGTCACTGTTCTCGAGGTCCGCACTCGTCGTGACGAGAACGTCGCCGTCCACCGGCGCTTGATGGCGGCGGTCTCGGCAGCGCTTCGCGGCGTGGAGCTGCGTTCGCCATGA
- the menH gene encoding 2-succinyl-6-hydroxy-2,4-cyclohexadiene-1-carboxylate synthase, with the protein MTSVAVRGVRYHVARWGAGPPLVLLHGFTGSVETWRPFRKAWRGRQLIAIDLIGHGRTTLPRDPERATMASSVRDLAALLDALGIARAAVLGYSMGGRLALRFALAFPHRVSALILESASPGIASAQERQERLAADEQRARLLERDGIAAFVEQWEALPLWASQARLPPAVRARLRQQRLACSAEGLALSLRGMGAGAEEPVLDCLVTFAMPVLLIAGAEDPKYVALAQAMADRLPKSDIAILPGAGHATHLEQPAQFAAVVDRFLRSAFPLEPPVR; encoded by the coding sequence ATGACGAGCGTCGCTGTCCGGGGAGTTCGCTACCACGTTGCGCGCTGGGGCGCTGGCCCTCCGCTCGTGCTGCTCCACGGCTTCACGGGCAGCGTCGAGACGTGGCGGCCATTCCGGAAGGCGTGGCGAGGCCGGCAGCTGATCGCGATCGACCTCATCGGCCACGGCCGAACCACACTGCCGCGTGACCCGGAGCGCGCGACGATGGCTTCGAGCGTCCGCGATCTCGCCGCTCTCCTCGACGCGCTCGGGATTGCGCGCGCGGCGGTCCTCGGCTACTCGATGGGCGGACGTCTCGCGCTCCGCTTTGCGCTCGCGTTTCCTCACCGGGTCAGCGCCCTTATCCTCGAAAGCGCCTCCCCGGGGATCGCCTCTGCTCAGGAACGGCAGGAGCGGCTTGCCGCCGATGAGCAGCGAGCCCGTCTGCTGGAGCGCGACGGCATCGCCGCCTTCGTCGAGCAGTGGGAAGCGCTGCCGCTGTGGGCCAGCCAAGCACGGCTGCCGCCGGCAGTGCGGGCACGGCTCCGCCAGCAGCGGCTGGCCTGCTCGGCAGAGGGGCTCGCCCTCAGCCTGCGCGGGATGGGCGCCGGCGCTGAGGAGCCGGTTCTGGACTGCCTCGTCACCTTCGCCATGCCCGTTCTCCTCATTGCCGGCGCCGAGGACCCGAAATACGTCGCGCTCGCTCAGGCGATGGCAGACCGGCTGCCGAAGAGCGACATCGCGATCCTGCCCGGGGCCGGGCATGCCACCCATCTCGAGCAGCCGGCTCAGTTCGCTGCTGTCGTCGACCGCTTCCTCCGCTCGGCCTTTCCGCTCGAGCCGCCTGTCCGCTGA
- the rpsO gene encoding 30S ribosomal protein S15, producing MLSKERTQQIIEQFRTHPTDTGSPEVQVALLTERINALTNHLREHKHDHHSRRGLLMMVGQRRRLLAYLAREDVNRYRALIARLGLRK from the coding sequence GTGCTAAGTAAAGAGCGAACGCAGCAGATTATCGAGCAGTTCCGAACGCATCCTACCGATACCGGCTCGCCTGAGGTCCAAGTTGCGCTCCTGACCGAACGGATTAATGCCCTAACCAACCACCTGCGCGAGCACAAGCACGATCACCATTCCCGGCGCGGCTTGCTGATGATGGTCGGCCAGCGCCGCCGGCTGCTGGCGTATCTCGCGCGGGAAGACGTCAACCGCTACCGCGCCCTGATCGCGCGGCTTGGGCTGCGCAAATAA
- a CDS encoding polyribonucleotide nucleotidyltransferase has product MIHRVEREIGGRALILEAGRFAEQANGAVTVQYGDTVVLVTAVMSKSAREGIDFFPLTVDYEERQYAAGRIPGSFLRREGRPSQDAILAARLTDRPLRPLFDKRMRNEVQIVTTVLSADRENQPDILSIIGASAALSISDIPFDGPVGGVRVGLVDNMLVLNPTSSELLRSKLDLTVAGTRNAILMVECGANEVPERAMIEAIRFGHDANQAVIELQEELVRACGKPKMQVPLAEEPAGLAEDVKRVLGGRLADALHHAVKAEREAATNALRQEVLEALADRYEPKLIHAAFDAAIEAQLTRDILDHGRRPDGRTTTQIRPISCEVRLLPRVHGSGLFTRGQTQVLSTVTLGSISEQQEIEGFGLEDYRRFMHHYNFPPYSTGETGRIGAPRRREIGHGALVERALEGVIPDQEEFPYTIRVVSEVLSSNGSTSMASVCASTLALLDAGVPIKRPVAGVAMGLIMGEEGKYAILTDIQGVEDAFGDMDFKVAGTEKGITALQMDIKIKGLPIEVMERALAQARDGRLFILNKMRETIAAPRAEVSPFAPRMIVLQINPEKIRYLIGPGGRTIRGLIDKYKVKIDVDDDGKVVISSTNEANAAAAIREIEALTRDVVVGDIYHGKVTRLASFGAFVEILPGKEGLVHISELAPYRVNSVDEVVKEGDEVVVKVTEIDRLGRINLSRRAALLAGGKDGRLGFEEGETVDRPERRPERGRGGTSSSAGGASGSKSRRL; this is encoded by the coding sequence ATGATTCATCGCGTCGAGCGTGAGATTGGGGGACGGGCCCTCATCCTCGAAGCAGGCCGCTTCGCCGAGCAGGCCAACGGCGCCGTGACAGTCCAGTATGGCGACACTGTCGTTCTGGTCACGGCTGTCATGAGCAAGAGTGCCCGGGAAGGCATCGACTTCTTCCCGCTGACCGTTGACTACGAAGAGCGCCAATATGCTGCGGGTCGAATTCCTGGAAGCTTTCTGCGGCGCGAAGGCCGCCCAAGTCAGGACGCGATCCTTGCGGCGCGCCTAACCGACCGACCGCTTCGTCCCCTTTTCGATAAACGGATGCGCAACGAAGTGCAGATCGTGACGACCGTCTTGTCCGCCGACCGAGAAAATCAGCCGGACATCCTTTCGATCATCGGCGCCTCTGCTGCCCTCAGCATCTCGGATATTCCCTTTGACGGCCCGGTCGGCGGGGTTCGCGTTGGCCTTGTCGACAACATGCTCGTCCTCAACCCGACGAGCAGCGAACTGCTGCGGTCGAAGCTTGACCTCACCGTCGCTGGCACCCGCAACGCCATCCTCATGGTTGAATGCGGCGCGAATGAGGTGCCGGAGCGGGCGATGATCGAGGCGATCCGGTTTGGGCATGATGCCAACCAAGCAGTGATCGAACTGCAGGAGGAGCTGGTACGCGCCTGCGGCAAGCCGAAGATGCAAGTTCCGCTCGCCGAGGAGCCGGCGGGGCTTGCAGAGGACGTGAAGCGGGTGCTCGGAGGACGGCTTGCCGATGCGCTTCATCACGCGGTCAAAGCGGAGCGCGAGGCAGCTACCAACGCCCTGCGGCAGGAAGTGCTCGAAGCGCTCGCTGACCGCTACGAGCCGAAGCTGATTCACGCCGCCTTCGATGCCGCGATCGAGGCGCAGCTCACCCGCGACATCCTCGACCATGGCCGCCGGCCTGACGGCCGCACCACGACGCAAATCCGCCCGATCAGCTGCGAGGTGCGGCTCCTCCCGCGCGTCCACGGGTCGGGGCTCTTCACGCGCGGACAGACGCAGGTGCTCTCAACAGTGACGCTCGGCTCGATCAGCGAACAGCAGGAGATCGAGGGGTTTGGGCTGGAAGATTATCGCCGGTTTATGCACCACTACAACTTCCCGCCCTACTCGACCGGCGAAACGGGCCGGATCGGAGCGCCTCGCCGTCGCGAGATCGGTCACGGCGCCTTGGTGGAGCGGGCTCTTGAAGGGGTCATCCCCGACCAGGAGGAATTCCCCTACACCATCCGAGTGGTGAGCGAGGTACTCAGCTCCAACGGCTCGACATCGATGGCGAGCGTCTGTGCAAGCACTCTCGCCCTCCTCGATGCCGGGGTGCCGATCAAGCGGCCAGTCGCCGGTGTGGCGATGGGCTTGATCATGGGCGAGGAAGGCAAGTACGCCATTCTTACCGATATCCAAGGCGTCGAGGATGCCTTCGGCGACATGGACTTCAAGGTCGCCGGCACCGAGAAGGGCATCACCGCTCTCCAGATGGATATCAAAATCAAAGGCCTCCCGATCGAAGTGATGGAGCGCGCGCTTGCCCAAGCCCGCGACGGACGCCTGTTCATTCTGAACAAGATGCGCGAGACGATCGCTGCGCCGCGCGCAGAAGTGAGCCCCTTTGCTCCTCGCATGATCGTGCTCCAGATCAATCCGGAGAAAATCCGCTACCTGATTGGACCGGGAGGAAGAACGATCCGCGGCCTGATCGACAAGTACAAGGTGAAGATCGACGTCGATGACGACGGCAAAGTCGTCATCAGCTCGACGAATGAGGCGAATGCTGCCGCTGCTATCCGCGAGATTGAGGCGCTGACCCGCGACGTGGTCGTCGGCGATATCTACCACGGCAAGGTAACGCGGCTGGCGAGTTTTGGCGCCTTTGTTGAGATCCTCCCGGGCAAGGAAGGACTAGTCCACATCAGCGAGCTTGCTCCCTATCGGGTGAACAGTGTCGACGAAGTCGTCAAAGAAGGCGACGAGGTCGTGGTGAAGGTGACCGAGATCGACCGCCTCGGGCGGATCAACCTCTCGCGACGGGCAGCGCTGCTTGCAGGCGGGAAAGACGGCCGTCTCGGCTTCGAAGAAGGCGAGACAGTTGACCGGCCGGAGCGACGCCCTGAGCGCGGTCGCGGCGGCACGAGCAGCAGCGCTGGCGGCGCGAGCGGCAGTAAATCTCGGCGCCTCTAA
- a CDS encoding isochorismate synthase: MTIAAREAAASLRPPRLRVTVSRLAGADPLALFAERGQEDAFFWAHPATGRAFAGVGAAAVFRAAGPDRLERADAWWRALVEASEVDAPADAPAAPLCVGGVAFDPHRPLAPHWDPFGSAWFFIPAVAVVVEFGSAWRVDCGSVASPLRALDGEAADLRLAPAAPAAFCLSDGALSFRRAVEQVVAEIARGAFEKLVLAREVIYRNAAPFPVLSALDRLRAAYPGCATFAVARGERVFLGATPERLVRLTGSTLQTMCLAGSAPRGATAETDARLALSLLGDPKERREHHFVVAAMREALTPLCSRLDIPAQPTVVSLPNLHHLKTSVTGQLRGEETIFAVVDRLHPTPAVGAAPPSAAFPAIRRHEPFDRGWFAAPLGWLTPTDGEFVVALRSALVTGEEARLYAGCGIVAGSDPERELQETELKLQPMREALQVSGP, from the coding sequence ATGACGATTGCCGCCCGCGAAGCTGCCGCCTCTCTCCGCCCGCCCCGCCTTCGGGTGACGGTTTCGCGGCTCGCCGGCGCTGACCCCCTCGCGCTGTTTGCCGAGCGCGGTCAGGAAGACGCTTTCTTCTGGGCGCATCCGGCGACCGGCCGCGCCTTCGCCGGCGTCGGCGCGGCGGCTGTTTTCCGCGCTGCGGGACCGGATCGCCTCGAGCGCGCGGACGCGTGGTGGCGAGCGCTGGTGGAGGCGAGCGAGGTCGACGCCCCCGCCGATGCCCCAGCAGCGCCTCTCTGCGTCGGCGGGGTCGCCTTCGACCCTCATCGCCCCCTTGCCCCGCACTGGGATCCCTTCGGCAGCGCTTGGTTCTTTATCCCGGCCGTCGCTGTCGTCGTCGAGTTCGGCTCCGCATGGCGGGTCGACTGCGGGTCCGTCGCCTCTCCCCTCCGCGCTCTCGACGGCGAGGCAGCCGACCTCCGCCTCGCGCCGGCAGCACCCGCAGCTTTCTGCCTTTCCGACGGCGCCCTTTCTTTTCGGCGCGCTGTCGAGCAGGTCGTCGCTGAGATTGCGCGCGGCGCGTTCGAGAAGCTGGTGCTCGCCCGCGAAGTGATCTACCGCAACGCGGCGCCGTTTCCTGTTCTCTCCGCGCTCGACCGCCTGCGCGCCGCCTACCCCGGATGCGCCACATTCGCTGTTGCCCGCGGGGAGCGCGTCTTCCTCGGCGCAACGCCCGAGCGACTGGTCCGCTTGACTGGCAGCACGCTCCAGACGATGTGTCTCGCCGGCTCTGCGCCGCGCGGCGCCACCGCCGAGACCGATGCGCGTCTCGCGCTCTCCCTGCTTGGGGACCCGAAGGAGCGACGAGAGCACCACTTCGTCGTCGCCGCGATGCGCGAGGCGCTTACCCCGCTTTGCAGCAGATTGGACATCCCCGCGCAGCCGACCGTCGTCAGTCTACCGAACCTTCACCACCTGAAGACCTCGGTCACCGGTCAGCTCCGGGGCGAGGAGACAATCTTCGCCGTGGTTGACCGTCTTCATCCTACTCCTGCCGTCGGCGCGGCTCCCCCGTCGGCTGCCTTCCCGGCGATCCGCCGGCACGAACCGTTTGACCGCGGCTGGTTCGCCGCCCCGCTCGGTTGGCTCACGCCGACGGACGGGGAGTTCGTCGTCGCCCTCCGGTCGGCGCTGGTCACCGGAGAGGAAGCGAGACTGTACGCCGGCTGCGGGATCGTCGCCGGCTCTGATCCCGAGCGGGAACTGCAGGAGACAGAGTTGAAGCTGCAGCCGATGCGCGAAGCATTGCAGGTGAGCGGGCCATGA
- the nusB gene encoding transcription antitermination factor NusB, translating to MSSDRRALTAMRRRARVAAFEALYEYDTAGHDPEAALRRRLESVAALPADDRAAAAPPREGVPVDTAYAFRLVRGVAQHLPAIDRALAAAASAWPLEQMAKVDKAILRLAIYEILFDNGVPIRAAINEAVELAKLYGGESSPRFVNGVLGTIAAQASRD from the coding sequence ATGTCGTCTGACCGGCGCGCGCTCACGGCGATGCGCCGGCGAGCCCGCGTCGCTGCCTTCGAGGCGCTCTACGAGTATGACACCGCCGGCCACGATCCGGAGGCTGCATTGCGGCGGCGGCTGGAGAGCGTCGCTGCCCTTCCCGCGGATGACCGCGCCGCTGCCGCGCCGCCGCGGGAGGGAGTGCCGGTCGATACGGCCTATGCGTTCCGTCTCGTGCGCGGCGTGGCGCAGCATCTCCCGGCCATCGACCGCGCCCTCGCCGCGGCCGCGAGCGCTTGGCCCCTCGAGCAGATGGCAAAGGTGGACAAAGCGATCTTGCGTCTTGCAATTTACGAAATCCTCTTTGATAATGGCGTGCCGATCCGAGCGGCGATCAACGAAGCTGTCGAGCTTGCGAAGCTGTATGGCGGCGAGAGTTCTCCGCGGTTCGTCAATGGCGTGTTGGGGACCATCGCCGCCCAAGCATCTCGCGACTAG
- a CDS encoding TetR/AcrR family transcriptional regulator has protein sequence MNQVRARDRRDGILDAALRVFARAGYHLASVDEIAREARTSKGGIYFHFPSKERLFLLLLDRAAAQLRARVETAIAAAPDPVAKIEAALGAVLDAFASHRDLARLFLVEGVAAGQPIRQRLRALHDEFTSLIRDQLDDAVAAGAIAPIDTALVAQAWFGALNEVVTAWSHAEPPASLREAYWTLRRLFLRGVGLDPERSSEQP, from the coding sequence ATGAATCAGGTGCGAGCGCGCGACCGGCGCGATGGAATTCTCGATGCAGCGCTGCGGGTGTTCGCCCGGGCAGGGTATCACCTCGCCAGTGTCGATGAGATCGCCCGCGAAGCGCGCACCTCCAAGGGCGGGATCTACTTCCATTTCCCGAGCAAGGAGCGGCTCTTTCTCCTCCTGCTCGACCGCGCCGCTGCCCAGCTTCGCGCCCGCGTTGAGACGGCGATCGCGGCAGCCCCGGACCCCGTCGCCAAAATCGAGGCCGCGCTGGGGGCTGTTCTCGACGCTTTTGCCTCTCATCGCGACCTCGCCCGCCTCTTCCTCGTCGAGGGGGTCGCCGCCGGACAGCCCATTCGGCAGCGGCTGCGAGCGCTCCATGACGAATTCACCTCGCTGATCCGCGACCAGCTCGACGACGCTGTCGCCGCCGGCGCAATCGCCCCGATCGATACCGCCCTTGTTGCCCAAGCGTGGTTCGGCGCCCTGAACGAGGTCGTGACCGCCTGGTCGCACGCCGAGCCCCCCGCTTCGCTGCGCGAGGCGTATTGGACATTGCGCCGCCTTTTCCTGCGCGGGGTCGGGCTCGATCCTGAGCGCTCATCGGAGCAGCCATGA
- the acpP gene encoding acyl carrier protein: MATVFERIRRITVEQLGVDEEKVTPNASFIEDLNADSLDLVELIMSIEEEFKKDGVEIEISDEDAEKIRTVQDAVDYLKDLGIEDDEDE, encoded by the coding sequence ATGGCTACCGTTTTCGAGCGCATCCGAAGGATCACCGTTGAACAGCTTGGCGTCGATGAGGAGAAGGTGACTCCCAACGCCTCGTTCATCGAAGATCTCAATGCCGACTCGCTGGATCTCGTCGAGCTGATCATGAGCATTGAAGAGGAGTTCAAGAAGGACGGCGTCGAGATCGAGATCTCCGACGAGGATGCGGAGAAGATCCGGACGGTTCAGGACGCGGTCGACTATCTCAAAGACCTCGGTATCGAGGACGACGAAGACGAATAA
- the accC gene encoding acetyl-CoA carboxylase biotin carboxylase subunit: protein MFRKLFIANRGEIAVRIIRACRDLGIRSVVGYSEADRDSLAVQLADESICIGPGPSAKSYLNIPNIITAALLTNCDAVHPGYGFLSENPYLPEICEHCGLVFVGPPAEAIREMGDKARARARMAAVGVPTVPGTDRPLRNVAEARDRAAAIGYPVILKAALGGGGRGMRVARDEAELIHCYPLAEAEAETAFGRADLYLEKYLESPRHVEVQVLADRFGTTIALGTRDCSTQRRYQKIIEEAPAPALPPETLRAMADDAVRGAAAIGYVNAGTVEFLVDREGRYYFIEMNTRLQVEHPVTEELTGVDLVREQLRIAAGERIAPLASEADGHVIECRVTAEDPERDFRPVVGTVTAYRPPGGPGIRVDSHLMAGYTIPPYYDSLLAKIIARGRTRDEAIARLDRALAETVIEGVVTTVPFLRRVLASPAFRNRHLHTEVVQSILAEAR from the coding sequence GTGTTTCGCAAACTGTTCATTGCGAACCGCGGAGAGATTGCCGTTCGCATCATCCGCGCCTGCCGCGACCTCGGGATCCGCTCGGTAGTCGGCTATTCTGAGGCCGATCGCGACAGCCTCGCAGTTCAGTTGGCCGACGAGTCGATTTGCATCGGTCCGGGGCCGAGCGCGAAGAGCTACCTGAACATCCCGAACATCATCACGGCGGCACTGCTGACCAACTGCGACGCGGTCCACCCCGGCTACGGTTTTCTTTCGGAGAATCCCTACCTTCCTGAGATTTGCGAGCATTGTGGCCTAGTTTTCGTTGGGCCGCCGGCAGAAGCGATCCGCGAGATGGGCGATAAAGCGCGGGCGCGGGCGCGGATGGCGGCAGTCGGCGTACCGACGGTGCCGGGAACAGACCGCCCGCTGCGCAATGTGGCCGAGGCGCGGGACCGTGCTGCTGCGATTGGATATCCGGTCATTCTGAAGGCGGCGCTCGGCGGCGGCGGACGCGGCATGCGCGTTGCCCGCGATGAAGCGGAGCTGATCCACTGCTACCCGCTCGCTGAGGCCGAAGCGGAGACAGCGTTTGGGCGGGCGGACCTTTATCTTGAGAAATATCTCGAGAGCCCCCGCCATGTCGAAGTGCAGGTACTGGCCGATCGTTTCGGGACGACGATCGCGCTTGGCACGCGCGACTGCTCGACCCAGCGGCGGTATCAGAAAATCATTGAAGAAGCGCCGGCGCCGGCGCTTCCTCCGGAAACGCTGCGCGCAATGGCTGACGACGCGGTGCGCGGCGCAGCGGCAATCGGCTATGTCAATGCAGGGACAGTAGAATTTCTCGTCGACCGGGAAGGACGGTACTACTTCATCGAGATGAACACGCGGCTTCAGGTGGAGCATCCGGTCACTGAGGAGCTGACCGGCGTCGACCTCGTGCGGGAACAGCTGCGGATTGCGGCGGGCGAGCGGATCGCGCCGCTCGCGAGCGAAGCCGATGGGCATGTCATCGAGTGCCGGGTCACCGCCGAAGACCCGGAGCGCGATTTCCGCCCCGTCGTCGGGACGGTCACCGCCTATCGCCCGCCGGGCGGCCCGGGGATCCGGGTCGATAGCCATCTGATGGCGGGGTACACTATTCCGCCATACTATGATTCGCTGCTCGCGAAGATCATCGCTCGCGGGCGGACGCGCGACGAGGCGATTGCCCGCTTGGACCGGGCGCTTGCCGAAACGGTGATCGAAGGGGTGGTCACAACGGTGCCGTTCTTACGCCGAGTGCTCGCCAGCCCGGCCTTCCGCAACCGCCATCTGCATACTGAGGTGGTGCAGTCGATCCTCGCGGAGGCGCGATGA